In Luteitalea sp. TBR-22, one genomic interval encodes:
- a CDS encoding DUF2092 domain-containing protein has protein sequence MSDRLSRVTALAIEADEVYDEVPSDAPRRQLTSVRRVAMRRPDRLVGDAAGDAINRSFWYDGQTFSALDREQNVWASGAVPPTIDQALDWVFDQTGTAIPLADFLYADVYDRLMGKVQRGVYLGIHEAAGVPCHHLSFEQATIDWQLWIDAGPDPLPRKLVISYKAEDEVPQYSVTIRKWNLAAKVPEALFRFAPPEGAKRIEVTALTPAGPAAGGQGGAR, from the coding sequence ATGAGCGACCGGCTGTCGCGGGTCACCGCCCTGGCAATCGAGGCCGACGAGGTGTACGACGAGGTGCCCTCCGACGCGCCCCGTCGGCAGCTCACGAGCGTGCGCCGCGTGGCGATGCGGCGCCCCGATCGCCTCGTGGGCGACGCGGCTGGCGACGCGATCAACCGTTCCTTCTGGTATGACGGGCAGACCTTCTCCGCTCTCGACCGCGAACAGAACGTCTGGGCGAGCGGCGCGGTGCCCCCGACGATCGACCAGGCGCTCGACTGGGTGTTCGACCAGACCGGCACGGCGATCCCGCTGGCCGACTTCCTGTACGCCGACGTCTACGACCGGCTGATGGGCAAGGTGCAGCGCGGCGTCTATCTGGGCATCCACGAGGCGGCGGGCGTGCCGTGCCACCACCTGTCGTTCGAGCAGGCCACGATCGACTGGCAGCTCTGGATCGATGCCGGCCCGGATCCGCTGCCCCGGAAGCTGGTGATCAGCTACAAGGCCGAGGACGAGGTGCCGCAGTACTCGGTGACGATCCGCAAGTGGAACCTCGCGGCGAAGGTGCCCGAGGCGCTCTTCCGGTTCGCGCCACCCGAAGGCGCCAAACGCATCGAGGTCACGGCGCTCACACCCGCCGGCCCCGCCGCTGGCGGTCAAGGAGGTGCGCGATGA